The genome window GGATTTCGATTACGCGATTTttacttcttttaatattttttataacgaTTCGAGTAAAAAAGATCCCTACTACGAGAACGTGCGACTCGTGGTTGCGGCGGCCGCGGGCGGCATGTGGCGCCTTACGAGATGATGCGGATGGCCTGGTGCGCCGGCGCAGAGCAGGCGGGGCAcggcgcgccgcccgccgccagCCGCTGTGCGCACTCCAGGCAGAACAGGTTGTGTCCGCACGGCACcagcgccgccgccacgccgcgCTCGCCGCACACCGCGCACGCGCGCGCCGGCGACGCCGCGGGCGACGGCCTAGTGGGCCCCCACGCCCACACCCCGGCCGTGCCGCCGCCGGGAGACTCGAACGACGGCGACTCGCCCAGGCCCTCGTCGCGCTCCGTCGACGACCAGATGCCCAGCAGATCGCCCAGCCGCGCCGATGAGCCGCCCGACGAGCATGAGCCAGCTGAAGAGAACGCAGCCTCCTGCTCAGGCCGCAGCAGCGACGCCAGCCCCGCGCGGTACAGCGTGGCCAGCGGCTCGCTGTCGCCCTGCGCGGGCACTCCGGCGCCGGCCGCGCCCGCTGCTCCTGTGCGCAGCGCGATGTGCGCCTCGATCTCCTTGCGCGCGGCCTCCACGCTCTCGGGCAGCCCCGTCACCTCGAACACGGGCTCACGCTCGCGCGAGGGCGTCACGATGTACGTGTGTGTGGTGTGCTGGATGCGCTTGATGGTGGCGCCCTTGGGGCCGACGACGAGCCCGACGACGCGGTAGGGCACGCGCACCTGCGCGGTGACGTGTCCGGGCGcgccggcgggcggcggcggcgcggcgccacACTTACGCGACGCGCGGATCTGCGAGAAGTGCTCGGCCGCGGAGAGGATCTCGCGCTTGGCGCGCGCGACGTCCTCCTTGCGGCCGGTGACCACGAACACCGGCTCCTCGCCGCGGACCGGGGTCTTGATGTATGTGTTGGTCTTCGCGCGCAAGGCTTTGATCTTGCATCCTGAAACAAAGTAAAACAATTTTACTAAACGGCTCGGTAAATAATCTTAGTGGCTTATCTTGTACTTCTCCGTGGCAAAACGCGTAACGCGCCCAAAGGAGCCTGTTGAAATTCAAGGttatttactatttacataAACGACATTCATAGCGGTCGTGGCATTGTATCGTAGTGAAGGCCGTTTAGAGAATGTACATTTCGGATATGAGGAGTAGGCTCGGGCATGGTGTACGTCGATAAGGCTCTCGAGACAGGCGTCGTGCCTCACCAGCAGGCGAGTAGTTAGCGGAGTAGGCAACGAGCTCGTCAGTCGGCGTCACGCCGCCGTGCGGTGCGGCGGTGCACCTGCGACCTCTCGTTGTCATACTACTTGATTACTGACAGTAAGGATGAGAGCCTTTGCAGCTTCATTACTGACATGAACACCGAATTCAAAAACTACGAAAATAGTTGCCTAACATCGAGAGTGCTAAACTTAATTGAACTCCAAACTTCTGAATAAGTAAGCAGCACAAGTAATTTCGTCCCGCATCAACACGTGGTGGTCGCATCGCTCTGTCCCGCTCGCACGTCTTACCCTAATGCGGCAAAACATGGCAATGTTGCGAGCAGCATCCGCGACTAAGACATGACCCGACTGCTTAACACAAGGCTGTAGGCCGAGTGGAGATACACGTACATTTAAGAAAATGAATAATGTGGAATGTCTTTGCATTTagattaataaaactttatagatataaaaaactttttacaaaaaaattaaaccgacttcccaaaacactaaaaagtaaaaaaaaactatttttaggtgcatcggcctagaagtcggtgtctaatggatgttactaagttaattttgccaccgacttctaggccgatgcacctaaaaatagtttttttttactttttagtgttttgggaagtcggtttaatttttttgtaaaaagttttttatttaaagcttttcagtgatacgaatagttgtcactatccatacaagtgggaagttctcatcaatacaaagaatataagtcc of Helicoverpa zea isolate HzStark_Cry1AcR chromosome 15, ilHelZeax1.1, whole genome shotgun sequence contains these proteins:
- the LOC124636936 gene encoding RNA-binding protein MEX3B isoform X2 — protein: MVITIDFRTFLLGVTKKITIEPSVSLAEYNCLNMKHFIIIVASRAPCCSPGVSVSPVRRKRGCKIKALRAKTNTYIKTPVRGEEPVFVVTGRKEDVARAKREILSAAEHFSQIRASRKCGAAPPPPAGAPGHVTAQVRVPYRVVGLVVGPKGATIKRIQHTTHTYIVTPSREREPVFEVTGLPESVEAARKEIEAHIALRTGAAGAAGAGVPAQGDSEPLATLYRAGLASLLRPEQEAAFSSAGSCSSGGSSARLGDLLGIWSSTERDEGLGESPSFESPGGGTAGVWAWGPTRPSPAASPARACAVCGERGVAAALVPCGHNLFCLECAQRLAAGGAPCPACSAPAHQAIRIIS
- the LOC124636936 gene encoding RNA-binding protein MEX3B isoform X3, whose protein sequence is MWLHLTASTSQPALRYLLTNRYRRCKIKALRAKTNTYIKTPVRGEEPVFVVTGRKEDVARAKREILSAAEHFSQIRASRKCGAAPPPPAGAPGHVTAQVRVPYRVVGLVVGPKGATIKRIQHTTHTYIVTPSREREPVFEVTGLPESVEAARKEIEAHIALRTGAAGAAGAGVPAQGDSEPLATLYRAGLASLLRPEQEAAFSSAGSCSSGGSSARLGDLLGIWSSTERDEGLGESPSFESPGGGTAGVWAWGPTRPSPAASPARACAVCGERGVAAALVPCGHNLFCLECAQRLAAGGAPCPACSAPAHQAIRIIS
- the LOC124636936 gene encoding RNA-binding protein MEX3B isoform X1 — encoded protein: MPSSLFGDLGGGGGLVEDQRAFQLALELSMLSLGESLPSNTALASPLGFAPPPEDRAKKSQNMTECVPVPSSEHVAEIVGRQGCKIKALRAKTNTYIKTPVRGEEPVFVVTGRKEDVARAKREILSAAEHFSQIRASRKCGAAPPPPAGAPGHVTAQVRVPYRVVGLVVGPKGATIKRIQHTTHTYIVTPSREREPVFEVTGLPESVEAARKEIEAHIALRTGAAGAAGAGVPAQGDSEPLATLYRAGLASLLRPEQEAAFSSAGSCSSGGSSARLGDLLGIWSSTERDEGLGESPSFESPGGGTAGVWAWGPTRPSPAASPARACAVCGERGVAAALVPCGHNLFCLECAQRLAAGGAPCPACSAPAHQAIRIIS